Proteins found in one Hippopotamus amphibius kiboko isolate mHipAmp2 chromosome 12, mHipAmp2.hap2, whole genome shotgun sequence genomic segment:
- the SARNP gene encoding SAP domain-containing ribonucleoprotein isoform X3 codes for MATETVELHKLKLAELKQECLARGLETKGIKQDLINRLQAYLEEHAEEEANEEDVLGDETEEEEPKPIELPVKEEEPPEKTVDVAAEKKVVKIISEIPQTERMQKRAERFNVPVSLESKKAARAARFGISSVPSKGLSSDTKPMVNLDKLKERAQRFGLNVSSISRKAYLRNIMDSVPDYHNTVNIAVNLRMMRS; via the exons ATGGCGACGGAGACGGTGGAGCTCCATAAGCTGAAG cttgcTGAACTGAAGCAGGAGTGTCTTGCTCGTGGTTTGGAGACCAAGGGAATAAAACAGGATCTCATCAACAGGCTCCAGGCATATCTTGAAGAGCATG cTGAAGAGGAGGCAAATGAAGAAGATGTACTGGGAGATGAAACAGAG GAAGAAGAACCGAAGCCCATAGAACTGCCTGTCAAAGAGGAAGAACCTCCTGAAAAAACTGTTGATGT ggcagcagagaaaaaagtagtaaaaattatatctgaaataccacagactgag AGGATGCAGAAGAGAGCTGAACGATTCAATGTACCTGTGAGCTTGGAGAGTAAGAAAGCTGCCCGGGCAGCTAG ATTTGGGATTTCTTCAGTTCCatcaaaag gcCTGTCATCTGACACCAAGCCTATg GTTAATCTGGATAAGCTAAAGGAAAGAGCTCAAAGATTTGGTTTGAATGTTTCTTCAATCTCCAGAAAG gcatacctcagaaaTATCATGGATTCAGTTCCAGACTACCACAATACAGTGAATATTGCAGTAAA
- the SARNP gene encoding SAP domain-containing ribonucleoprotein isoform X4, with protein sequence MATETVELHKLKLAELKQECLARGLETKGIKQDLINRLQAYLEEHAEEEANEEDVLGDETEEEEPKPIELPVKEEEPPEKTVDVAAEKKVVKIISEIPQTERMQKRAERFNVPVSLESKKAARAARFGISSVPSKGLSSDTKPMVNLDKLKERAQRFGLNVSSISRKPCHAAQLARS encoded by the exons ATGGCGACGGAGACGGTGGAGCTCCATAAGCTGAAG cttgcTGAACTGAAGCAGGAGTGTCTTGCTCGTGGTTTGGAGACCAAGGGAATAAAACAGGATCTCATCAACAGGCTCCAGGCATATCTTGAAGAGCATG cTGAAGAGGAGGCAAATGAAGAAGATGTACTGGGAGATGAAACAGAG GAAGAAGAACCGAAGCCCATAGAACTGCCTGTCAAAGAGGAAGAACCTCCTGAAAAAACTGTTGATGT ggcagcagagaaaaaagtagtaaaaattatatctgaaataccacagactgag AGGATGCAGAAGAGAGCTGAACGATTCAATGTACCTGTGAGCTTGGAGAGTAAGAAAGCTGCCCGGGCAGCTAG ATTTGGGATTTCTTCAGTTCCatcaaaag gcCTGTCATCTGACACCAAGCCTATg GTTAATCTGGATAAGCTAAAGGAAAGAGCTCAAAGATTTGGTTTGAATGTTTCTTCAATCTCCAGAAAG
- the ORMDL2 gene encoding ORM1-like protein 2 isoform X1: MNVGVAHSEVNPNTRVMNSRGIWLAYIILVGLLHVVLLSIPFLSIPVVWTLTNVIHNLAMYVFLHTVKGTPFETPDQGKARLLTHWEQMDYGLQFTSSRKFLSISPIVLYLLASFYTKYDAAHFLINTASLLSVLLPKLPQFHGVRLFGINRY, translated from the exons ATGAATGTGGGGGTGGCACACAGCGAAGTAAACCCCAACACGCGAGTGATGAATAGCCGGGGCATCTGGCTGGCCTACATCATCTTGGTAGGACTGCTGCATGTGGTTCTACTCAGCATCCCCTTCTTAAGCATTCCTGTCGTCTGGACCTTGACCAACGTCATCCATAATTTG gctATGTATGTCTTCCTACATACAGTGAAAGGGACACCCTTTGAGACCCCTGACCAAGGAAAGGCTCGTCTACTGACACACTGGGAACAGATGGACTACGGGCTCCAATTTACCTCTTCCCGAAAATTCCTCAGCATCTCTCCCATTGTACT CTACCTCCTGGCCAGCTTCTACACCAAGTATGATGCAGCTCACTTCCTCATCAACACAGCCTCACTGCTTAGTGTACTGCTGCCCAAGCTGCCGCAGTTCCATGGGGTTCGTCTCTTTGGCATCAACAGATACTGA
- the ORMDL2 gene encoding ORM1-like protein 2 isoform X2, translated as MNVGVAHSEVNPNTRVMNSRGIWLAYIILVGLLHVVLLSIPFLSIPVVWTLTNVIHNLAMYVFLHTVKGTPFETPDQGKARLLTHWEQMDYGLQFTSSRKFLSISPIVL; from the exons ATGAATGTGGGGGTGGCACACAGCGAAGTAAACCCCAACACGCGAGTGATGAATAGCCGGGGCATCTGGCTGGCCTACATCATCTTGGTAGGACTGCTGCATGTGGTTCTACTCAGCATCCCCTTCTTAAGCATTCCTGTCGTCTGGACCTTGACCAACGTCATCCATAATTTG gctATGTATGTCTTCCTACATACAGTGAAAGGGACACCCTTTGAGACCCCTGACCAAGGAAAGGCTCGTCTACTGACACACTGGGAACAGATGGACTACGGGCTCCAATTTACCTCTTCCCGAAAATTCCTCAGCATCTCTCCCATTGTACTGTGA